TTTTATATACAGCTTATTTTAAAAACTTAGGTACAGTAGGGATTGTTATTGCAGGATTACCAGCTATCTGTGGAGCTTTAAGATTAGCTAGGTTTAACGTTCAACTTGTTGGATTTAATAAAGATTATTTTAGAGGTATGCCTGTTCCTTCGGCAGCCTTAATTTTAATATCATATTTAGTTTTCTATCATTTAAGAGATAATCAAATAATTGCTGAGTCATATAAACCTGCAATTCTAACAACTCTAACAATTGGGATTTCTTTACTAATGGTTAGTACCATAAAGTATGATACTTTCCCATCCTTATCTCCGCATAATATTAGAAGTCATCCTATTAAATTTGCAAGTATAATAATTGCTATTGCTATATGTTTAGCATCTAAGGGTTTGCTTCTTTTTCCAGTTATGTTAGTGTATTTAACTTTTGGAATAATAAGACAAACTTTAAATTTTTTTAAACAAAGAAGTGATGATGATGAAGATTCTGATTCAGTAGAGGAAGATGAACCAAGTCCTTTTGATGATTAATTTAAAATCTTAACTTAAAAAAATTCATTATTCAAATTTTTCTACTTTAAAGAAATAGAATTTATCCTTCATTTAGTTATGTTATAATAATCTTAATTAATCAATTTTAATATTTGAAGAATGACAATGAATAATACTAAAATCATCATTCTCTTTCAATAAAACTGTAGTTTCTAAAGCTTTTAAATTAAATTCCAACAAAGAAACCAAGCCATAGAAGTCAATTCTATAAGTACATATTAATAAGTTCTTATCTTTTGATGGAATTATACTGAAATCTGAAATCATAAAAGAAGTACCTAACCAGTTTTCATTAGATAAGTATTCAATGAACTCATGTTTATTTTGAACTTTGCAATGATCTGTAAAATACAAAAAGTCGTTATGTATTTTATCAGAGAATTGATCCCATTCTTTTTGAATAAAATTTCCATAATAAATTTCAATAAATTGATTTGCAGTTTCCATTTTAAGTAGTTATTATATTTTTATTGGAATAAATTGTATTTAAGAAAAATAACTGATTTGAAAGAAAAATTTTGGTTTAATGCAAAAGTTTAATGATTTTATATTCGTAAAATTTAAATTATATTTTTAATTTACAACATTTTTTAATGGAATAATATTAAAAACAAATTTACAATTCATTTTTTAGTTATTATTTATCTTTATTCAATTTTACTAAAATATTGCTATCAATCCTTATAAATTTTAACTCAATAATATTGTTAATTTATATTAAATTAATAGAAATATATAAAAAAAAATTCATTTTTACTTCACGTCGGCATAAAACCTTAATTTTGCCCCGCAATTTGAAATTTATTTTATAAATGTAAAATTGTTATCAACCAAATAATTATTTTTTTAAAATAAAATCTACTCACTTCCATCTAAGAACAGAAAAAAGATGTTAAAAAGAAGTGTTGAATTGCAATCTATAATTTATTATTTCAAAAGAAAATTTATATTATTTATTATATCTATAAAACAAAATAATGTCAAAACAGATTGAAGAATTAAGTCAGGTAGTTATTCGCTTTGCAGGAAACTCTGGAGACGGAATGCAATTAACAGGGGATCAATTTACAAGTACTGCAGCTTTACTTGGAAACGATTTAGCAACATTACCAGATTACCCAGCAGAAATTAGAGCTCCTGCTGGAACAACCTATGGTGTCTCGGCTTTCCAAATGAGTTTTTCCTCTTTTGATATTCATACTCCTGGTGACGAAGCAGATGTACTTGTTGCTATGAATCCTGCAGGATTAATCACTAATCTTTGCAACTTAAAAAAAGGTGGAATTATAATAGCTAATCGTGATGCTTTCGATGTTAAAAATATCGCTTTAGCTGGATACCAAGAAAATCCTTTAGAAGATGGATCATTGTCTGGTTATGAAGTATATTCTCTTCCATTATCAAAAAATACAATAGCTTCTGTTGAAGGTCTTGGTTTATCTACAAAAGAGGGTGCTCGTTGTGTTAATTTCTATACTTTAGGTTTGCTTTACTGGATGTATGACAGATCAATGGATCCAACATTAAAGCATCTTGAAGAAAAGTTTAAGAGCAAACCTCAATTTATTGAGCCAAATAAAAGGGCTATGATTGCTGGTTATAATATGGGTGAGACTTATGAAGCGTTTAACGTTAGATATTCAGTTAAACCTGCAAAATTAACACCTGGTAAATATAGGAATATAATGGGAAATGAAGCTACTGCATTAGGCATGATTGCAGCTTCTGTAAAAACTGGACTTCAAGGGTTTTTAGGAAGCTATCCAATTACTCCAGCTTCAGATATTTTACATAACTTATCTAGGCACAAAAATTTCGGATTTATTACTTTTCAAGCTGAAGATGAAATTGCTGGAATATGTAGTGCTTTAGGAGCAGCATTTGGGGGAAGTTTAGCTTTTACAACAACATCTGGTCCTGGTATTGCTCTAAAATCTGAAGCAATTGGTCTTGCAGTTATGACTGAACTTCCATTGGTTATAATTAATGTGCAGAGGGGAGGTCCTTCAACTGGGTTGCCAACAAAAACTGAGCAAGCAGATTTATTACAAGCAATGTATGGAAGAAATGGGGAATGTCCAGTTCCAGTTATTGCAGCTTCTACACCTGGGGATTGTTTTTATATGGCTATGGAGGCTGTTAGAATTGCAACTAAGTATATGACTCCAGTATTTCTGTTAACAGATGGTTACATCGCAAATGGTTCTGAACCTTGGATGATTCCAAAAACTGAAGATTTACTAGACATGAAAGTGTCATTTCATACTAATTCTGAAACTTATAAACCATACGATCGTGATGAAAACTTGAAACGTCCTTGGGCTGTGCCAGGCTCTGCTGGTATGGAACATAGAATTGGTGGTTTAGAAAAAGCAAATATATCTGGTGATATTAACTATACTCCTGAAAATCATGAGTTTATGATAAAACTTCGTGATCAAAAAGTTGCTGGAATTGCAAATGATATTCCAGATTTGGAAATTATTGGTGATAAAGATGGTGGAGATTTGTTAATTTTAGGATGGGGATCAACTTATGGTTCAATTAGAACTGCTGTTGAACGCAAACGTGAACAAGGTTTTAATGTTTCTCAAGCTCACTTGAAATATCTAAATCCAATGCCTAAAAATACTTTAGAGGTTTTAAAGAAATTCAAACAAATTGTAATCCCAGAAATGAACTTAGGTCAATTACTTAAAATTATTAGAGCAGAATTTTTGATAGATGCTAAAGGATGGAACAAAGTTCAAGGTTTACCATTTACTGCTAAAGAAATTGAAGATAGAATAGTTTCTTTACTTGGAAATAAAAATTAATTATCTCTTACTTTTCAATTTAGTTTTAAAACTTAAAATTAATCAAATAATAAAATAAATAGATGGAAAATCAAAATGGAACTAACTCATTAAATATTGAGATTCCAGTATATACTGCAAAAGATTTTGAAAGTGGTGCAGATGTACGTTGGTGCCCAGGTTGTGGTGATTATGCTATTCTTGCTATGGTTCAAAGAACTTTACCTGGTATTCAACGAAAGAAAGAGGATTATGCTTTTGTATCTGGTATCGGTTGCAGCAGCAGATTTCCTTATTATATGAGTAGTTATGGTTTTCATAGCATTCATGGTCGTGCTGCTGCTGTTGCTTCTGGGTTAAAAGTTACCAGACCAGAACTTTCAGTTTGGATAGTTACTGGCGATGGTGATGGTTTATCTATTGGTGGTAATCATACTCTTCATCTTATTCGTAGAAATATTGATTGTGTGTTATTACTTTTCAATAATAGAATTTATGGTTTAACTAAAGGGCAATATTCCCCAACTTCAGAAGAAGGAAAGAAAACTAAATCAACACCTTTTGGTTCTGTTGATCATCCTTTAAACCCAC
Above is a window of Chlorobiota bacterium DNA encoding:
- the pssA gene encoding CDP-diacylglycerol--serine O-phosphatidyltransferase, which gives rise to MIRVTRSIIPSLFTMMNLFCGFVAIVNASKGEFTLAAWMIVLGGIFDALDGAMARLTNSASEFGVELDSLADVVTFCAAPSFILYTAYFKNLGTVGIVIAGLPAICGALRLARFNVQLVGFNKDYFRGMPVPSAALILISYLVFYHLRDNQIIAESYKPAILTTLTIGISLLMVSTIKYDTFPSLSPHNIRSHPIKFASIIIAIAICLASKGLLLFPVMLVYLTFGIIRQTLNFFKQRSDDDEDSDSVEEDEPSPFDD
- a CDS encoding nuclear transport factor 2 family protein; this encodes METANQFIEIYYGNFIQKEWDQFSDKIHNDFLYFTDHCKVQNKHEFIEYLSNENWLGTSFMISDFSIIPSKDKNLLICTYRIDFYGLVSLLEFNLKALETTVLLKENDDFSIIHCHSSNIKID
- a CDS encoding 2-oxoacid:acceptor oxidoreductase subunit alpha, yielding MSKQIEELSQVVIRFAGNSGDGMQLTGDQFTSTAALLGNDLATLPDYPAEIRAPAGTTYGVSAFQMSFSSFDIHTPGDEADVLVAMNPAGLITNLCNLKKGGIIIANRDAFDVKNIALAGYQENPLEDGSLSGYEVYSLPLSKNTIASVEGLGLSTKEGARCVNFYTLGLLYWMYDRSMDPTLKHLEEKFKSKPQFIEPNKRAMIAGYNMGETYEAFNVRYSVKPAKLTPGKYRNIMGNEATALGMIAASVKTGLQGFLGSYPITPASDILHNLSRHKNFGFITFQAEDEIAGICSALGAAFGGSLAFTTTSGPGIALKSEAIGLAVMTELPLVIINVQRGGPSTGLPTKTEQADLLQAMYGRNGECPVPVIAASTPGDCFYMAMEAVRIATKYMTPVFLLTDGYIANGSEPWMIPKTEDLLDMKVSFHTNSETYKPYDRDENLKRPWAVPGSAGMEHRIGGLEKANISGDINYTPENHEFMIKLRDQKVAGIANDIPDLEIIGDKDGGDLLILGWGSTYGSIRTAVERKREQGFNVSQAHLKYLNPMPKNTLEVLKKFKQIVIPEMNLGQLLKIIRAEFLIDAKGWNKVQGLPFTAKEIEDRIVSLLGNKN